From the genome of Chelmon rostratus isolate fCheRos1 chromosome 1, fCheRos1.pri, whole genome shotgun sequence, one region includes:
- the galnt2 gene encoding polypeptide N-acetylgalactosaminyltransferase 2: protein MRRKSRILLCFAVLWVLGIAYYFYSGTALSRKDDWGSNDSSSRSKAHSSDDKSHSLETLPPGKVRWQDFDQDLYVGATVVRPGQDPYARNKFNQVESDKLRMDRAVPDTRHDHCRHKQWKSDLPASSVVITFHNEARSALLRTVVSVLKKSPPHLVKEIILVDDYSDNPEDGALLGKIEKVRVLRNDRREGLMRSRVRGADAAMAPVLTFLDSHCECNDHWLEPLLERVAEDKTRVVSPIIDVINMDNFQYVGASADLKGGFDWNLVFKWDYMTLDQRRARQGNPIAPIKTPMIAGGLFVMDKEYFEQLGKYDMMMDVWGGENLEISFRVWQCGGSLEIIPCSRVGHVFRKQHPYTFPGGSGTVFARNTRRAAEVWMDEYKNFYYAAVPSARNVPYGNIQSRLEMKKRLGCKPFKWYLENVYPELRVPDHQDIAFGALQQGGNCLDTLGHFADGVVGVYECHNAGGNQEWALTKDKSVKHMDLCLTVVDRTAGSLIKLQGCRENDSRQKWEQIESNSKLRHVGSNLCLDSRSARMGGLTVEVCSPSLNQQWKFTLNLQS, encoded by the exons gATGATTGGGGCTCCAATGACTCGTCCAGTAGGAGCAAAGCCCACAGCTCTGATGACAAGTCTCACAGCCTGGAGACTCTGCCGCCAG gtaAGGTGCGCTGGCAGGATTTTGACCAGGATCTGTACGTTGGCGCCACGGTGGTCCGACCGGGTCAGGATCCATATGCCAGGAACAAGTTCAACCAGGTGGAGAGCGACAAACTCCGCATGGACAGAGCCGTGCCTGACACAAGACACGACCA ctgcaggCATAAACAATGGAAGTCAGACCTACCGGCCTCCAGTGTCGTCATCACCTTCCACAATGAAGctcgctctgctctgctgcggACTGTGGTCAG tGTCCTGAAGAAAAGCCCTCCTCACTTGGTCAAAGAGATCATTCTGGTTGACGACTACAGTGACAACC cggAGGATGGAGCGCTGCTGGGGAAGATAGAAAAAGTGCGTGTGCTGAGAAACGACCGCAGAGAAG GACTGATGCGTTCAAGGGTTCGTGGTGCAGACGCCGCCATGGCACCAGTCCTCACCTTCTTGGACTCTCACTGTGAATGTAATGACCACTGGCTGGAGCCGCTTCTGGAGAGAGTGGCTGag GACAAGACCAGAGTAGTTTCTCCCATCATCGACGTCATCAACATGGACAACTTCCAGTACGTAGGAGCCTCGGCCGATCTGAAAGGAG GTTTTGACTGGAATTTGGTCTTTAAATGGGATTACATGACTCTGGATCAGAGACGAGCCAGACAAGGCAACCCAATCGCCCCCATAAA GACTCCGATGATAGCAGGGGGTCTGTTTGTCATGGATAAGGAATACTTTGAGCAGCTGGGAAAGTACGACATGATGATGGATGTGTGGGGAGGAGAAAACCTGG agatCTCATTTCGTGTGTGGCAGTGTGGCGGCAGTCTGGAGATCATCCCCTGTAGCAGAGTTGGCCACGTCTTCAGAAAGCAGCACCCATACACCTTCCCCGGGGGCAGTGGGACTGTGTTTGCCcg GAACAcgaggagagctgcagaggtctggatGGATGAGTATAAGAACTTTTACTACGCTGCCGTCCCCTCAGCAAGAAATGTCCCCTACGGAAA tATCCAGAGTCGTTTGGAGATGAAGAAGAGATTAGGCTGCAAGCCATTCAAATGGTACCTGGAGAACGTTTACCCTGAACTGCG aGTCCCGGATCACCAGGACATAGCGTTTGGAGCCTTGCAGCAGGGAGGAAACTGTCTGGACACCCTGGGTCATTTTGCTGACGGGGTGGTTGGCGTCTACGAATGCCACAACGCCGGGGGAAACCAG GAGTGGGCCCTCACCAAGGATAAGTCAGTCAAACACATGGACTTGTGTCTGACTGTGGTGGACAGAACGGCAGGCTCGCTCATCAAACTGCAAGGCTGTCGAGAGAACGACAGCAGACAG AAATGGGAGCAGATTGAGTCCAACTCGAAGCTTCGTCACGTAGGCAGTAACCTCTGTCTGGACAGCCGCAGCGCCAGGATGGGCGGACTCACTGTGGAGGTCTGCAGCCCAAGCCTCAACCAACAGTGGAAGTTCACCCTCAATTTACAATCATAG